A segment of the Zingiber officinale cultivar Zhangliang chromosome 8B, Zo_v1.1, whole genome shotgun sequence genome:
ATACAATGTCATAAACAAGGATAAATTAACAGAAAGCAAGGCAAAGGGTCCATGTAAAAATGGAGAGGTGAGGATCCTAGTTTCATCAGGAAAAAGATGACTTGAAGAAGCTGTAATAGGTTACCTGCTCACTATAAAGTCTCCTTGTAGACACGCGAACATGTCAAAGCAAATGAACTCTAAAATCAAAGATGCATTTAATAAGGATTAGGGTAGTACAAAGGAAGATCATATTAAATTCACCAAATGAACAACACCAATGCAAACTTGTAGCAGAAACCATAACAAGTTTTAAGCAATACCTCAATTTCCTCTCTAGTTAGTTAGCACAGAACTGCAAGAAAATCTGACCTAATTGGAGAATCCCTCTTCTGCTCAAGAAACTCTAGCAAGAAATTATTCACATTAACTGGTGGAGAGAGCCATCAACcgtaatgagaaaaaaattatatgCACTGAGGTAATTGCATCACCTCTATGGTCTTGATTTTAAAGTCTTGCCAGCTTCTCTACAAGATAGTGCAAACATCTGCTTAAGAAACATAATGTGAAAGCAAAATGCAAAGTAAACAGAACACAACACTTTGAAAGTGCAGCCTTCTGAATTCTGTAATGGTTAGTAACAGATAAGTATAGGAGATTGCAAGCAAGATAAATATGAACCTACGAACAATGCAAAGAAGCAAGAACATATTAGCAGGGAAAAGCAAAATATAGGCACATAAATGCGTACTCTTCAAATAAAGTTTTTCTTTgatattattttttcctttttcaaattCAAAGAACTAACATCACCGAGCATTCTGCCCTCATTCAGTTTCCAGTCCATACATAACTCCAGCATATCTCTCAATCGGCGCATCAAAGTGTTTCTCCAACAGTTTCCTGAATGTCCAAGCAGTAAGCAAACTATCTGAACCAGCCTGATGGCAGATCCCGACCCTATCGATCTCCAACTGCTCAGCGAGCTTGTTAAGACCCCCATGGAAGCTGTTTGAAAACCTCATGAGGTGCTTAATGTCGTACACAACAGGGAAAAACGTCCTGACGAGTTGGAGGAATTCCTTTCTTGTCTCCGGCAACCTTCTGCAAGTCAGGATCTTGAGGAGGTATCCGAAATCGTAGGCACAATGGAAGGTCACCCAGCTGATAGAATCGTTGAGGACGACGCCCGACGACATGAGGAGCTCCGCGAAGCGCTTGGCGTCCACCCCATGCTCCCGATTCATGGCGAAATCAATGCCCGACTTCTTAAGGAGATCGATGGAGTCAGGGTTGCTGATATCTCGGTCGACGTCGAACTCCATGAAGTTAAACTGCCACACGATGGGACGCCCAGATTCCGAGAAAGGGAGGATCCCGGCGGCGTTGGTGAAGGTGAGACCTAGCTGGATCAGGTGGAGGAGGTCGACGTTGGCGCGGAGGACATGGTAGTTGTTGTCCGCGTGACACATGAAGTCTCCGAGGGGGCGGATGGCGACGCCGGGGAACTCGGTGTCCATGGCGACGAAAGGGAAGTCGTCGACGATCTCGCGGATGATCTCGAACTCTGCTTCGATGTTGCCTGCCCAAACGTCGCGGATCTCGACACCGCCAGCCTGGTCGCTCTTCGACATACAAGATCACAGCCGACGAGCATAAAGAAACCCTAGATCTGAGTTCGGAGGGATGGAACTGGAAGATCAAACCGGGATCGATTAGGGTTCTGCAGCGCGATCGAACGATGAAAGACGGCGAAAATGAAGCTCGTTCTGTttctgtttctattttttttttttttccttttttgttgtcAGCGTTTAAAAAAACGTGAAAAGGCGACTATTGAACAAAACGCCCTCCCACACTAAGTTATTACGCCAACAACGACCTCGCTCTGCAGAGACAGGTTATTTATCGAGGAGGAGGAACAAGTTGTGGTGTTCCGCTGGAACCGGATAAAGCTTAGTACCGACATGGACTGTCTGTGAGGCTACGGGACCCATGTATTGCCCACTTGCAGGAGACTATAGACCAGAGGTACAAAATGGGTGGTTGTGTGTGTATGTCTCTGTGATTaccaatttctttttctttaggAATAAATTTTCGTTTGTAGAGTAAAattaggtaaaaaatatttttttattaattaaatttaaaaaaacatgtgcactgacttatttaatttaaattaggcaTCGGATTCCGCCCTCACCTGCTTTACTTGATCCCATGCACATGCATCTCTCtgtaataatattaaataaatatttgatatgagatattttcatttattatttctTCGATAAATATGTGCGCGAATATAAAAAATGTAGTATTATTATTCTCTTAGACTATCTCCTTTTAAAACTAAGAGGGCGTTTAATTATTTTCTAAGAATagaaatgagaatcattgtattataaaataggaataagtatgagcatggatattactcttaaaaaaatatttgattagttacatattttttatcggaataaatcaaaatttccttttttacccttaaagaaaaataagagaaaaaattagatgtgagagaaaaatatgataaaagagaatgatgagagagaaaatatgatgagaaagaatgaagagagagaaagtgtgatgagagaaaataagaaaagagagtatgataaaagagagcatgatgagagagaaaatatgatgtgagagaaagtatgataggagatgATGAAggaagagaaaatataatgagaaaaaaatgaggagagagtgtgtgatgagagagaaagtatggtgagagagaaagtatggtgagagagaaagtatgatgagagagaaagcgtgatgagaaaaaaaaaaaagagaacaatgagtgtgatggaagagattgaggagagagaaagtatgatgagagagaaaatgtattGAGGAAAAAAATGAGGGAGTGTGGCAAAAGGTGGAATCGCCACCCTAGCGGCCCCCTGGCCGCGGCCCCACAAGattccagagggagtaaatcacagttaatgctgggcaggataggtgactgggggtcgaagGAATTTTTTGCGCAGCAGACCAGGGTTTTATCCCCGAGTGCAACTGGCGACCTTCGACCCCACGACTTCAGTGGCAAGCTGCAAGCACCtaaccagctgatccagcccatgggggcaaaaaaaaaaatgagggagtgtgacaagagagattgaggagagagaaagtgtgatgagaaaaaaaagagaaaaagagagtgtgatgtggagagattaaggagagagaaagtatgatgagagagaaagtataatgagaacaaaagaaggaagagagtgcgatgaaagagattgaagagagagaaagtatgatgagagagaaagtgtaatgagaaaaaaaaaacaaagagagtgtgataggagagattaaggagagaaaaagtatgtgataaaatgatgagagataaaatatgatgagaagtgatatgaaagaaaaaaataaataaatatattttgatatttgatattaagggagaaaattttagttttaggtcaaggatatttttggaataaggaaatattttgattgatgaaaatagggtaatgactcattgaaggggaggtatatgagaatgagttattacccaatttcaaggattcattcccttatttgtattcctatttttataatccaaacattaacaatgacaatcaatgattctcattatCATTCCTCACTCCTAtttccctaaaccaaacgccccctaatttTATGTTAGTTAGGCAAAAGGGAATTAATATAGTTAAAATATGTCAAtaggaaaagaagagaaaggaggaaaGGCTAAAGGAAAGAAGGGTAGCCAAGGTTCATACTGTTACGATGGCAAAAAAGTAAATATATTCATCCTCAGCGTTTCAATCCGTCTGAAGATCAACACAAAGAAGATAAATAACGGAGGGAGATATTTATCTcaactttatcgagattcgaacctcagacctcatgaTGATAATATTTCATGTGCTAACCATTAGATCTATTTGAGGAGATAGATTCACATGATTATGAACCATAATATTTAGTCTGCCATGAGCATGTAATAATCATGATTCATAATCAGACCGCTAGCTCACAATTGTTGTCACCACTAAGTTGAAGCTCAGATAATAGATAAACATACAACGCTATAAGGGCATAAAAAAGTattatttctatatatatactttttttttttcatccacTTTATTCTCACAACAAGCCTTTTTCTGTGGCAGTACATTGGCCAATAACTTAATTACATGGTTAGGACAGTGACAAATATTATTTATTAGCTTAATGATAAAAATAAAAGCATCACAAAGTAATAATTGAGCATTAGAATAATATGCAGAAAATCAAGGCAGTGCAATTGGAATCCGGGAAAGGGATATATTTAATTGTGCTTTTGCAAAGAAGAAATATGCCCACTCCAAATGAAAGACACACTTCCCAAGGCTCACTTATATGCTTCAGTCCCTTTTTATACTTATAGCTGTAGAGTCTTGACACACCATCCTATTTATTTTATGTATTTATCTTCTAagcatcatatttaattttttaaattttttttaaacttaaatactATAAGCCAAAATCTAAACTCTAAAACATAAACTTAAATACtataacttaaactctaaactttaaaaaattatacgGGGTACTCAGGTGATATAAGTAGGGTATCAAAATCCTATAATTATGTATAACTctctaatattatttattttttaaaatat
Coding sequences within it:
- the LOC122016425 gene encoding probable CCR4-associated factor 1 homolog 6, translated to MSKSDQAGGVEIRDVWAGNIEAEFEIIREIVDDFPFVAMDTEFPGVAIRPLGDFMCHADNNYHVLRANVDLLHLIQLGLTFTNAAGILPFSESGRPIVWQFNFMEFDVDRDISNPDSIDLLKKSGIDFAMNREHGVDAKRFAELLMSSGVVLNDSISWVTFHCAYDFGYLLKILTCRRLPETRKEFLQLVRTFFPVVYDIKHLMRFSNSFHGGLNKLAEQLEIDRVGICHQAGSDSLLTAWTFRKLLEKHFDAPIERYAGVMYGLETE